One region of Salinibacterium sp. TMP30 genomic DNA includes:
- a CDS encoding adenylosuccinate synthase — protein sequence MPAIVIIGAQWGDEGKGKATDLLGSRIDYVVKFNGGNNAGHTVVVGNEKYALHLLPSGILTEGVTPIISNGVVVDIEVLFEELDALIARGVDVSKLLVSANAHVITNYHRTLDKVTERFLGKRQIGTTGRGIGPAYADKINRVGIRIQDIFDENILRQKVEGALDQKNHLLVKVYNRRAIEVDEIVTELLSYADRLRPMVADTGLLLNQALDRGEVVLFEGGQATMLDVDHGTYPFVTSSNSTSGGAATGSGVAPSRLERVIGIVKAYTTRVGAGPFPTELEDESGEFLRQNGFEFGTTTGRPRRCGWYDAPIARYSARVNGVTDFVLTKLDVLTGLKTIPVCVAYDVDGVRHDEMPVSQSDFHHAVPIYEAFPGWEEDITGARTFDDLPKNAQDYVLAIEKMSGARMSAIGVGPGRDEIIVRHDLIG from the coding sequence ATGCCAGCAATCGTCATCATCGGCGCCCAATGGGGCGACGAGGGCAAAGGAAAAGCAACCGACCTCCTCGGCAGTCGCATCGACTACGTCGTGAAGTTCAATGGCGGAAACAACGCCGGCCACACCGTCGTCGTCGGCAATGAGAAGTATGCGCTGCACCTTCTGCCCTCCGGCATTCTCACCGAAGGCGTTACCCCGATCATCTCCAACGGTGTCGTCGTTGATATCGAGGTTCTCTTTGAAGAACTCGACGCGCTTATCGCCCGCGGCGTTGACGTCTCGAAGCTGCTGGTCAGCGCCAACGCGCACGTCATCACCAACTACCACCGCACCCTCGACAAGGTGACCGAACGCTTCCTCGGCAAGCGTCAGATCGGCACCACTGGGCGCGGAATTGGTCCGGCGTATGCCGACAAAATCAACCGTGTAGGCATCCGCATCCAAGACATTTTTGATGAGAACATTCTTCGCCAAAAGGTTGAAGGTGCTCTTGACCAGAAGAATCACTTGCTCGTGAAGGTCTACAACCGTCGGGCGATCGAAGTTGACGAGATCGTCACCGAACTGCTCAGCTACGCCGACCGCCTGCGCCCCATGGTCGCCGACACCGGCCTGTTGCTCAACCAGGCACTCGACCGCGGCGAAGTCGTGCTCTTCGAGGGTGGCCAAGCCACGATGCTGGATGTCGACCACGGAACGTATCCATTCGTCACGTCATCCAATTCCACTTCGGGTGGCGCTGCGACCGGTTCGGGTGTCGCCCCCAGTCGCCTCGAGCGCGTCATCGGAATCGTGAAGGCGTACACGACTCGTGTTGGCGCTGGCCCGTTCCCCACTGAGCTCGAAGACGAGTCGGGCGAATTCTTGCGCCAGAATGGTTTTGAGTTTGGGACAACCACGGGGCGCCCGCGTCGCTGCGGCTGGTACGACGCCCCCATTGCCCGTTACTCGGCGCGCGTTAACGGGGTCACCGACTTCGTGCTCACCAAGCTCGATGTGCTCACCGGACTGAAGACGATTCCCGTGTGTGTCGCCTACGACGTTGATGGCGTTCGCCACGATGAGATGCCGGTTTCGCAGTCAGACTTTCACCACGCGGTGCCCATCTACGAAGCGTTCCCCGGTTGGGAAGAAGACATCACCGGTGCCCGCACCTTTGACGACCTGCCGAAGAATGCGCAAGACTATGTGCTCGCTATCGAAAAGATGAGTGGCGCCCGCATGTCAGCCATCGGTGTTGGACCGGGCCGCGACGAGATCATCGTTCGGCACGACCTCATCGGCTAA
- a CDS encoding bacteriorhodopsin: MIPDTLTQGQYDTVYNFLSLVIASQLFTAVFLTIALPRILPRYRQAITVAIVVCAIAAYHYFRIFDSFKEAFVSDSVGGAGVYTQAVGASFNEGYRYVDWLLTVPLLLLELIAVLALARKVQTGLIIRLLPAAALMIILGYPGEISGDNTVRGIFGLLSTIPFAYILYVLFVQLGKSLNKQPVSVRRTLSQLRFLLLLSWGVYPIAYILPMLDISGADAWVGKQIGYSIADILAKAVYALIIFYVARMKSFDDDPDFAARENSPEDAAMFVRR; the protein is encoded by the coding sequence ATGATTCCTGACACCCTTACCCAGGGGCAGTACGACACCGTCTACAACTTCCTTTCGCTCGTCATCGCTTCGCAGCTCTTCACCGCTGTGTTCCTGACAATCGCTTTGCCGCGAATCTTGCCTCGCTACCGGCAGGCAATCACGGTAGCGATTGTTGTGTGCGCAATTGCGGCGTACCACTACTTCCGAATCTTCGACTCATTCAAAGAGGCCTTCGTGTCGGACTCTGTCGGTGGCGCGGGCGTATACACGCAAGCTGTCGGCGCATCGTTCAACGAGGGATACCGCTACGTTGACTGGCTTCTGACAGTGCCCCTTCTGCTGCTGGAACTCATCGCCGTACTCGCTCTCGCTCGCAAGGTGCAGACCGGACTGATCATTCGTCTGCTGCCCGCTGCCGCGCTCATGATCATCCTCGGATACCCCGGCGAGATCAGCGGCGACAACACCGTACGCGGAATCTTCGGTCTGCTGTCCACGATTCCCTTCGCGTACATCCTGTACGTGCTCTTCGTGCAGCTGGGTAAGTCACTCAATAAGCAGCCAGTCTCGGTGCGCCGCACCCTCAGCCAGTTGCGCTTCCTCCTGCTGCTCAGCTGGGGCGTTTACCCCATCGCCTACATCCTCCCGATGCTCGACATCAGTGGGGCGGATGCCTGGGTGGGCAAACAGATCGGATACTCGATAGCCGACATACTGGCGAAGGCCGTCTACGCGTTGATCATCTTCTACGTCGCCCGTATGAAGTCGTTCGACGATGACCCGGATTTCGCCGCGCGAGAGAACTCTCCCGAGGATGCCGCAATGTTCGTCCGCAGGTAG
- a CDS encoding MarR family winged helix-turn-helix transcriptional regulator, which yields MTSATEKHALEGFPVAAIRFVRALERNRENIAISNGLTPSELRALFWIAEHASVTPKALAEHMEMTTGAITAITTRLSDRGFLQRIAHPSDRRSIFLELTQSGHTMMRSIHSDFTRMVSESTSSLTKEELIAFESALTRVADEVASRTGR from the coding sequence ATGACTAGCGCCACTGAAAAACATGCCCTCGAAGGGTTCCCCGTTGCGGCAATCCGTTTCGTGCGCGCTCTTGAGCGGAACCGTGAGAACATCGCCATCAGCAATGGACTAACCCCTAGCGAGCTTCGTGCGCTCTTTTGGATCGCCGAGCATGCCAGCGTGACACCCAAAGCATTGGCCGAACACATGGAGATGACGACGGGCGCGATTACTGCGATCACCACTCGGCTTTCTGACCGTGGGTTTTTGCAGCGAATCGCGCATCCGAGTGATCGCCGGAGCATCTTTCTTGAACTCACCCAGAGTGGTCACACAATGATGCGCAGTATCCACTCGGACTTCACTCGAATGGTCTCAGAATCCACGTCGAGCCTCACCAAGGAAGAACTGATCGCCTTCGAGTCGGCGCTCACACGAGTCGCTGACGAAGTGGCAAGCCGAACGGGCCGCTAG
- a CDS encoding DMT family transporter yields the protein MSATVAPPGREEKHDHASTLGTSLRFAAAGLVWGSSFLFIKVALDGVSFGQVAWSRAVLGALALVVVFAISRRKLPRKPIVWAHFTVLALLFAVFPYLLFAWAEQYVSSGLASIYNATTPIMTAIFATLVFRVEKLSRSQIAGVTVGIFGVLVIIAPWQAGDISGTLLGQLACLGAALCYGAAMSYQRRFVAPYKIAGVTSATMNIGIAAVVYLLLTPLIAVGPVNLTLPVVASLLALGVLGTGMAYVWNYRVLAEWGPTRTSTVTYITPVIGVILGIAVLKETLSWHEPVGAALVILGVLLTQGRLRWLTGKARTL from the coding sequence GTGAGCGCCACCGTAGCCCCGCCGGGCCGGGAAGAGAAGCATGACCACGCATCCACGCTGGGCACAAGCCTGCGATTCGCTGCCGCTGGCCTCGTCTGGGGGTCCAGTTTTCTCTTCATCAAGGTGGCATTGGATGGCGTTAGCTTTGGGCAGGTCGCCTGGAGCAGGGCTGTGCTTGGCGCCCTAGCGCTTGTCGTCGTGTTTGCCATCAGTCGCCGTAAACTCCCCCGCAAGCCGATTGTGTGGGCGCATTTCACGGTGTTGGCGTTGCTGTTTGCGGTGTTCCCGTACCTGCTGTTTGCGTGGGCTGAGCAGTATGTGAGCTCGGGGCTGGCGAGCATCTACAACGCAACGACACCCATCATGACGGCGATCTTCGCAACCCTCGTATTTCGGGTAGAGAAGCTGTCGCGCTCGCAGATCGCGGGTGTCACCGTGGGCATTTTCGGCGTGCTCGTGATTATTGCGCCGTGGCAAGCGGGCGACATCAGTGGCACTCTCCTCGGACAGCTCGCGTGCCTCGGTGCCGCCCTCTGCTATGGGGCAGCAATGAGCTACCAGCGTCGCTTCGTTGCACCATACAAGATTGCTGGTGTGACGTCAGCAACGATGAACATCGGTATTGCTGCGGTCGTGTACCTCCTGCTCACTCCACTCATCGCTGTTGGTCCCGTTAACCTGACCCTGCCCGTGGTTGCGAGCTTGCTCGCACTTGGCGTGCTCGGCACCGGTATGGCCTACGTCTGGAATTATCGGGTGCTCGCCGAGTGGGGACCAACCCGCACCTCCACCGTCACCTACATCACCCCGGTGATTGGCGTCATCCTGGGCATCGCTGTTCTCAAAGAAACACTGTCGTGGCACGAACCTGTGGGCGCTGCACTGGTGATTCTGGGCGTGCTGTTGACGCAGGGCAGGCTCCGATGGCTAACGGGCAAGGCTCGCACGCTCTAA
- a CDS encoding M4 family metallopeptidase: protein MFRITEHHVSPLALPQPLCLIVPPFLLARIATLEDPRFERAAHAARRSLTDVAHDHLDHGRSHNVLPHRSLRPGEPSVRGQISRSIYDAHGAEALPGTLVRTEGEPETDDASVSEAYEGLGSTFALFWEVFARDSINDRSAPLDATVHYGNRYDNAFWDGTRMVFGDGDGEIFGGFTRSLSVIGHELTHGVTEYTAGLIYQGQSGALNEHLSDVFGSLVEQYARGQNAAAASWLVGEGIFTEQVEGNALRSLRAPGTAYDDDVLGKDPQPDHLDGYIETLDDNGGVHLNSGIPNRAFWSVASTLGGNAWERAGQIWYDTLTGNSLTPRSNFAEFAAATVETAVARYGFSSPEHEAVVGGWTLVGITTAE from the coding sequence ATGTTCCGGATTACTGAGCACCACGTTTCGCCTCTTGCGCTTCCGCAACCCCTCTGCTTGATCGTGCCCCCGTTCCTTCTGGCGCGGATCGCGACGCTGGAGGATCCCCGCTTCGAACGGGCCGCACACGCCGCACGGCGGTCGCTGACCGATGTCGCCCACGATCACCTCGACCATGGCCGCAGTCACAACGTGTTGCCCCACAGGTCGCTGCGCCCCGGTGAGCCGAGCGTGCGCGGGCAAATCAGTCGTTCCATCTACGACGCCCACGGTGCTGAAGCATTGCCCGGAACGTTGGTGCGCACCGAAGGTGAACCGGAGACCGACGATGCATCCGTCTCCGAGGCCTATGAGGGTCTGGGCAGCACGTTTGCCCTCTTCTGGGAAGTGTTCGCGCGCGATTCGATCAACGATCGCTCTGCCCCACTTGACGCCACCGTGCACTACGGAAATCGCTACGACAACGCGTTCTGGGATGGCACACGCATGGTGTTCGGAGACGGAGACGGCGAGATCTTCGGTGGATTTACGCGCTCGCTCAGCGTGATCGGCCACGAACTCACCCACGGCGTGACCGAATACACGGCGGGCCTGATCTACCAAGGCCAGAGCGGCGCACTCAACGAACACCTTTCCGATGTGTTCGGATCATTAGTCGAGCAGTATGCTCGCGGCCAGAACGCTGCAGCTGCATCGTGGCTTGTCGGGGAAGGCATCTTCACCGAACAGGTCGAAGGAAACGCGCTGCGCTCGCTGAGAGCACCCGGAACCGCTTATGACGACGACGTGCTCGGAAAAGACCCCCAGCCCGACCATCTAGATGGCTACATCGAAACTCTCGACGATAACGGCGGCGTGCACCTGAACTCAGGCATTCCCAATCGGGCGTTCTGGAGCGTCGCCAGTACCCTTGGCGGCAATGCGTGGGAACGCGCGGGGCAGATCTGGTACGACACCCTCACCGGCAACTCCCTTACGCCCCGCAGCAACTTTGCCGAATTCGCGGCAGCAACAGTCGAGACAGCTGTGGCACGATACGGGTTCAGCTCCCCTGAGCACGAAGCTGTCGTCGGCGGCTGGACTCTGGTCGGCATCACGACCGCCGAATAA
- a CDS encoding GNAT family protein, with translation MTVTRPLPRILQGTHISVEPMTEAHLAALWPALAVPEVFAGGYGGGPAGLPATEEAFVEWMRGTYLGHPDRFPFAVRLNGGSGNGRLVGASTLGDLDETNANLQLGWTAYDPKVWGSAVNPETKLLLLEFAFDSGYNRVTIQADAINDRSRAAILKLGATFEGIQRKHRIRADGSWRDTAVYSILDTEWPAVKAGLLARLEQEPRA, from the coding sequence GTGACCGTAACGCGCCCTCTACCCCGCATCTTGCAGGGAACTCATATCTCCGTTGAACCCATGACCGAGGCACATCTGGCGGCGCTGTGGCCGGCCCTCGCTGTGCCCGAGGTGTTTGCCGGCGGTTACGGTGGCGGCCCTGCCGGTCTGCCCGCTACCGAAGAGGCGTTTGTCGAATGGATGCGCGGCACCTACCTTGGGCACCCCGACCGCTTCCCCTTTGCTGTGCGCCTCAACGGTGGTTCCGGCAACGGTCGACTCGTTGGTGCGAGCACTCTGGGTGACCTCGACGAGACCAATGCCAACCTTCAACTGGGGTGGACTGCTTACGATCCGAAGGTGTGGGGCAGCGCGGTGAACCCCGAAACCAAGCTCCTGCTCCTCGAGTTTGCCTTCGACAGCGGCTACAACCGAGTGACCATTCAGGCGGATGCCATCAATGACCGGTCGCGCGCGGCAATCCTCAAGCTGGGTGCCACGTTTGAGGGAATCCAGCGCAAGCACCGCATCCGCGCTGATGGCTCGTGGCGAGACACCGCCGTGTACTCGATCCTCGACACCGAGTGGCCTGCCGTAAAGGCCGGACTGTTGGCACGGCTCGAGCAGGAGCCACGCGCGTGA
- a CDS encoding protealysin inhibitor emfourin — protein sequence MKVQVWRSGGLLGRRIEWDVIVDEQPDPEQWYLLIAALPWDKRVTTNTMPDRYTYEIHCDPHEVVIPEQELVGPWRELVDRVREANAQPEARPDGER from the coding sequence GTGAAGGTTCAGGTGTGGCGCAGCGGAGGCCTACTCGGTCGACGCATCGAATGGGATGTCATCGTCGACGAACAACCCGATCCCGAACAGTGGTACCTCCTCATTGCCGCGCTACCCTGGGACAAGCGGGTAACGACAAACACGATGCCGGATCGGTACACCTACGAGATCCACTGCGATCCGCACGAAGTCGTCATCCCCGAGCAAGAGCTAGTTGGCCCGTGGCGCGAACTAGTCGACCGCGTGCGGGAGGCCAACGCGCAGCCCGAAGCGCGCCCCGACGGCGAGCGCTAA